A segment of the Pseudoalteromonas sp. UG3-2 genome:
GACACATAGCCTTTCGGGTGAGTGGGTGCTAATTGAAAATAGTCTCTATCATCGACGTAATGTTGTTGCTTGGCCATTTCTTTGGCAAAAGCAAGCGGCGCAAAGTGTGTGATCTTAGCCTCTTTATCGGCCACGATTGCGGTTCTGAAGTTCGGGTAAGTGGTAATAAAGCGGGTTAATACATCTTGCTCATTTAACCCTAATGCGACTTGCTCAGCGGCGGTGACAGTGGCATCTCGGTAGCTGGATAAGTAATCATCCATGCGCGCCACTACGGTGTTCGACGCTTTTTTTAATTGATTACTCACTTCAGATTCAAGGCGCAGATAGTAATTGTTGGTCAGTACAATAGTGATCATCAACACCACCAGCACAATCACTAAACTCACCGTTGAATTGAGGATTTGATGAAGTGCAAGGCCTTGCCACTTACCTCGAGCAAAAAAGAAACTGAGTAAGTCCACCACCGCAAGACAAATGGCAGCATTAATAAAGTACTTACCAAGAGCGGTAATAATGACCAGCAGCGGCAACTGCAAAGCAAAGTAACCGAATATAAACAGCGCAGGCAAGCCCAGTAACAGCCAAAAGACTAAACCACGAACAAAGAAAAGCTTATTGGTTCTTACCGCAACAAAGTGCAGCCAAATCACCTCAACTAAAAACACTAATGACGGCCAACAATGGCCCCAGCGATAGAATATAAACGCGGCACCAATTGCCACCGCAATGACAGCATACTGCCAGCCAAATAGCAGTAACACAAATAACACAAATAACTGGCCTAACAAGAATTCGGAGCTATCCAAAAACTAAATAGGCAGCAAGTTGGCAGCGCCGCCAAGCATGCCAAGAAGCACAGTTAAAAGAAATATATGTTTTTGATTCAAGTGCAATTTAATCTGCTTATCTTAAGCTGGGAATCTATTACTATAACAGTAAAAGAGAAACGGCGCTTTGCCAAGCACAGATTAATTAATGCTCAGGGCAATCATGACTTTCTATTTGCAGCACACAGCTAGCCACCCCAAAGCGTTGCCTTAGTTGCATTTCAACCTCGGAGCGACACGCCGAGTCGTGAGACTCTATAGTACAGTGGTGTTTTAAGACGATGTGTGCACCAACCACGAGTTTACCGTCCATTTCACTTACCGTGATGTTATGAGTGCTTTCAACGTGCTCAGTAGCCAAAATAGCGGACTCTACCGCACTGGGTTTAGGTAAGGCCTCAGCAGGTGTCATAAGCCCTTTCACGCAAGCCAACACCACTTTTACACCGGTAAACAAAACAAACAGCGAGATCAGCATACTGGATAAAATATCAATGACTTCCCAGCCCGTTAAATAGATAACTACCCCGGCCACAAAGGTAGAGACTGTCGATAGCAAGTCAAAAAAGGAGTGTAAAAATACCGCGTACACATTGATGCTGTCTTTTCTGCCTTTATACAAGATCCAAGCTGAAGCACCATGAAATAAAAATCCGATGGCCGCAATCACCGACATCAAATAGCTATTCACTCCTAAGCCATGACCCTCACCGTGGTGACTTAATCGCTCTCCCCCTTCAAATAAAATGATGATCGCAATAGAAAGGTACAAGATGCCATTTATTAAGCCACCAGTGTACTCGGCGCGCTTATAGCCATCGTTATAAGTTTTCGCTAGGTAAACTGCCACACTCGAGGCGATCAGAGCAATAAACAATGAACTGTTATGGACAAATAAGTGACCAGCATCGGCAAGCACAGCTAATGAGTTGGCATAGTAGGCACCCACGACTTGAATGACCATAAAGGTGCAAGTAATAGTCAACGCTATCAACAATCGTCGTCGAGAGGCTTGGTGCGTGGTGATGTCTGTCATGAAATGAACGTGTACCTAGTAGTGGAATTTGATAGCTTATCTGCGTTGGTATATCTGGCTATTACCATTTTGAGTTTTGCATTTCAGGCCAGTTTGCAACTGAGTCGGTGGCACACTGAGACGCTCACCAATAGCAATGATATACAGTCGCAATTGTACGCTTAAATCGCTCTGATTGCACGAATAAAAGCATCAACCAAATCGCACCTGAACAAACTTTAACCATCACAACATCTTGGCGTAGAACAAGGTAATACAAAGCGAATATAAATCTTTGATAGCTAAACCAAACTATTTCTTCAAAACCAGCTCTAAGATTCATTGCAAAATTAGCTATCTCATAAATACTTAAGCAAAAGCGTGTAGCCCATTACTAATTCAAGCTCAGTAAGCTTAAGCTCGTTATGAGGTAAATTTTAATAAGGATAATTTGGCAATGACAAAGAAAACCGTCGAGCATGCGCAGCGTCACCCTAAGGTCATCATTATTTGCGATGACCCCAATGAGCTCACTGGTGTGGCCGATATTATTGCCTCTCAAGTTAAAGAATACCGAGTTTTTACCAGCCACAAAGAAGTGGCGGAACTACTCTCAGAAGCGCCACCCGATGTCATTGTTATTGCCCGTAAAACGGTGGCGAAAAGCGTTGAAGTCTACAGTTTATTGGCCAAACATGGGTTACTCAATTACCCTCATGAAAACATCCTGTTGTGTGAAAACAAAGAGTCTGGTGTGGCTTTTCGCTGTTGTATGAAAGGCATCTTTACCGACTACTTTGTTTATAAACCCATGTATGAAAACTATCGTTTTCGGATGATATTACACAATGCCTTAATTCGCACCGAAGGGGTCTCTGAAGTTGCGCAAATTCGTGAGGAGCACTTTGGTCGCATTGACGATAAACTCAAACAATTAATTGACGACGCTGCGGTTTATCATGGCCGGGCCGATCAAACCTTAAAAGATGCCAGAGCAAGCCTTGACTCACAAAAAGGAGTCAATCAGGTTCAAGATGATTTGCTTAATGAACTCAAAGCAAAACACCTTACTCCCTTGCTCGATCAACTGGAAAGCCAGCTTGCTGAAAGCGTCCATGAACTCACCCAGCGGCTAAAAGACAAACAACTCTCCATTGCTGAGTTAACCGCGGTACTCGCTGAAAAGGATCAGGCCAACAGTGCGCAACTGGCACAGCAAGTAATGCCGATGGAAAGCGATGGCCAAGTTGAAATCAAACCACAAAAGCCGGTAAAAAGCGATGAACCTTTCAAAGTAATGGTCGTGGAAGACAACGAAATCTACCGTGAAATGATAGCAAAAATCCTCCGTGATGAAGGACATAAAGTAGAAAGCGTCGGCAGTGGCTTGGATGCCATAAAAAAACTCCGCAAGCAGCGATTTTCTATGGTATTTATGGACTTATTTATGCCTGAGCTCGATGGTTACAACACCACCAAAAATGTGCGTAATATTCCCCATTGCAAAAAGCTGCCTATCGTTGCACTCACAAGCAATAAAAACAAAGGCATTATTCGCAAGTGGGCATCGCTTGGCCTCACGGGTTACATTACCAAACCTTCGACCAAAAGTGCCATATTAAAAGCCGTCGAAAAAGCTAAACTTGAGCTCAGTCAAGAGTAGCACACCGTTTTGCTATGACATCGAATTTTTAACTGTAGGTGATAAATAAAGAGATAGGAAAAGCCCTGCCATCCTTGGCCGGGCTTGTCATTGCTCGTTAGAACCGCACTTCCATACCAGCGGCTACTTCACCGATACGGTTGGCGCTTAGACGGTAATGGCTGTAGCTCAGTGTCAGCGCGGTGCTGTCGCTCAGCTGATAGCCTACTGCGCCACCAAAGTAAGCACTGGTGCCTTTTTGTTCGTACTGAACAAAGTGACGACCATTCAAGGTACTATTAACTTGGTAGTCCCAATTGTACGCACCCAAGAACAGCTCAGCATGCACTTTGCCAAATCGCACCACTTCCAAACCGGTTTGCAGTGCAAAACCTTCCGGCAACACCGGAGCAACGCGCGAAACGCTTTGGTGCCAGCTGTCTGGTTTCAGCGTGCTGCCGCTCAGCGTCACCCGACCCTGGCCCAGGTCAATATAGCGCAAACCAGCATACCATTTAGGCATCAGCTGATAAAAAGCACCAGCCGACCAGGACTGACTGCTTTCGTCCACGTTCGAGACCTGAGTCCCCGCTGGCAGTGCACTAAACTGACTATTTGCTTTGGCCTGTCCCAAAGTGGCCTGTATACGCCAAGCATCTGCCAGTGCCGGAGCACTGACTAGGCAGCTAGCCGATACAACCGCGTAAGCAGGTAACGCAGATTTACGACGACGCAGTATAAGCGTCGATACCATTATCAGTAACAAGCCACCTAAACTACCGGATGATTGGTTCTCTGCCGTGGCAACCTGGTGGGCTGTTACCTTAATTTTCGCAACCCCCTTACTGGTCGCACCTTTTGCGTCTTTGACCTCATAAGTCACGATATCTTCTCCGTTAAAGCCCAGTTTAGGCTCATAGCGTAGAGTGCCATCAAAATTAACCTCCGCCTTGCCGTGCGTAGCGATTGCGCTGATAAGCGTTAAGGCATCTCCATCAGGGTCCGTATCATTGGCCAATACATCAAGGGTGACAGTGGCCTTGTCATTAGTGCTGGCAGTATCGAGCTGAGTAAGCGGCGCGGCATTGACTACCAATTCAACCGTAACTATGGCGCTAGACGTCCCGCCCTGACCATCGGCAATGCTGTAAGTGATGGTTGCCGTACCAACATAATCCACCGGCGGTGTATAACGTAACTGATTATCCAGAATCTCAACATCACCAAAATCAGCGCTTGCACCTGTGATAGTCAGCGCATCTCCATCAGCATCACTGTCGTTTTCTAGTACATTGATAAACACAGGCAAACCGACATTTACAACCAAGTTATCACCCTGTGCCTCTGGCTGCGTGTTATCGCTCATCAGAACAGCAATACCACCAGGGTCAACGATGCTTCGGTTAGCAATGCCATCGTCGTCATTCGGACCACCATCAACAATTTTCAGTTGAACACACCAGTCGCCTTCATTCAGGCCATCTCGCCATTCGTTGCTGCCCGGAGGCGGGCAGTAACCCGGCTCACCAGTTGCCGATAGGATTGCATTGCCACCTGTGGTCACAAAGTTAACCCATTCACCGTCGCGGAACTTACGATAAATCGCGTTAACCGGAATAGGTTTACGCTGTGGGATCACGATGCCGTATACATCCCCCGCTTTTGGCAATCCGGTTGCGATAAAGTCGAATACACCGCCAATATTAGTGGCTTCACTATCTCCTGGCAGTTCATCTTCAATCAACTGCGCACCACCTGTCGAGTTTTGGGCTACGGTTACCCCTTTTCGCAGACAAACACCTGGCTCACCTTCCACCAGATACTGGCTCGCATCCTTCAGCTGGCCTGGGATCACATTACAGTCTCCGTTGCCATCCAGGTAGTCCGGAATACCATCATTATCCGAATCCGCAAAGCCTTCCAGCTCATCCGGGATCATGTCGCCGTCACTGTCTTCACTGCCAAGCTGTGGCAAACTATCAACAACCTCCAGATAGATATCCTGAGTTGAAGATAATGAAGGTGTGCCATCATCCGTTGCTGTCACACTGAGTTTATAGATCCCCGCAGCCAGTACACTTGGGTCAAATTCAAAGCGTTCGGCAGCAAAGCTTAGGTTCTTCATTTGTGCCTCTGCCGCTTCCCAGCTCAGCGTGACGCTGTCTTGCGGATTGGCATCGCTGGGCGAAGCACTCACAACAACAGGCTCGCCATTTTGCAATATCAGCGTTCGCGACTCACCGCTTTGGCTGGCATCCACACTTATCGACGGCGCGACGTTTTCTTCCACTATGGTTACTGTGGAGCTGGACTTGGCACTCTTATTTAGCGTATCTGCCAGAGTGATCACAATACTTTCGTTACCTTCGACCTTGCCGTCGGCAAAGACGTTAAAGGTAATGCTGGCCTCAGTGCCTGATTCAATCACCACTTCACCGTCAAGCAAATCATGGTCGTTACCATCGGCCGAGCCACTGACGGTGTAAGGCACAGTGACCGGATAACTTGGTGCCGGACCATTCAGGAAGACTTCCACCGTGTGGCTTTGCTCTTCCGCAATTTGGCTGTCTTTACTCAAAGACACCAACGGATTCACGGCAATGCTCTGCTTTTTCGCCGTAGATTGGTCATTGTTGTCGGTCGCTTTCCAGTATACTTCATGCAGTCCCGGCGCAAAGACGGTCATGCCATCCACCAGCGAGACCGCCAGCGGGTTTCCATTACCATCAAAGGCCGAAGCGGTACCTAAATCTACTTTAGTAAACAGACCGGTTGCATCCACGTTCAAGTCTTCAGGCACATTCAGAGTCGGCGCGTCGATCACATTAGATGCAGTGATCTCTACCGTCGCCGTCGCTTGCGCACGTGCTCCTGCAGCGTCTGATAGCACATAAGTGACCACGGCGATGTCTTGCGAGCTTGCCTGTGGTTGATACACCAGTTGACCATCGCTGATTGAAACAGTACCTATGGTTGCGCTTGCACCAATCAGATTCAAGGTATCACCCGCATCCACATCGCTATCATTTTCTAGTACGTCCAGTCTGTAACTACTCGCAACTTCGCTGAAGCTGAATGCGTCGCTTTGTGCCAACGGCTTATCGTTTACGGCATTCACCTTGATGCTGACTTGCGCCTCATCCGAGTTCATTTCGCCGTCGTTAACGACATAGCTAAAACTATCTAAACCATTGAAGTTGTTGCTTGGAATATAGCTGAACAAGGTGCCCTGCACGCTTAGTAAACCGTGAGCAGGCTGCTGAGTAATCGTGATGCTCAGGCTGTCCTGATCTGGGTCCGAAACGGGTGCACTAAAGCTAGTAGAGGCATCTTCATCGACAAATACCTGCATAGCCTGTGCAACCGGCTTGGCATTGACATAGCCGACTTCGATGGCAAATGCAGGTAGTGATGTCGTTAATTCGCCGTCTGAAACGCTAATCACTATATTAGTGTACTGGCCCACATCATCCCGACTCGGTGTGCCAGATAAAGTACCGCTTTGCGCATCAAAACTTGCCCAAGCAGGCTGGTTTTTAATGCTGAAAGTGAGTGAGTCATCATCTAAGTCACTGGCATCTGGTGTGAAGCGATAAGCATTGTCCTGATCCACACTGGTTGCTGGTGTACCTATGAGCACTGGTGCATCATTTACCGCAATCACATTCAGTGTAACCTGCGCAGCAGTTGATTCTTCCTGACCGTCAAATGCCACAAATTGTAAGCTGTCTTTACCGTTGAAGTCAGTATCTGGCGTATATAGCCAGCTGTTATCACTTTGTTGTGTTAACGTGCCGGAGTTGACGCCTTGGACGATTTGATACGTCAGCGCGTCCGCATCGATATCCGAGGCCGTGAGAGTTATCAACACACTACCATCTTCATCGACGTTTAGCACCTGAGCTTCAGCCACTGGCGCATCGTTCACTGGCATGACAGTCATAGTAACAAGTGCTTCGTTAGAAACCGCACCTGCAGTGTCTTTCACTGTATAAGTGAAGGTATCCAAACCGTTGAAATTAGCATTCGGTACATAGACAATCGCACCGCTTGGGCTCACTGTGACTTGACCACTTTGTGGCTGAGCGACCACAGTCACGCTAGCTGGATCTAACTGGTCATTGCCATCGACATCGTAGTCATCACCTAGAACGTTGACTTCATACGAGCCTTCTTCCTCTAGCTGTGCGGTGTTATCGACTGCTACTGGCGCGTCATTCACTGCCGTGATAGCAACGCTAACGGTTGCAGGCTCAGAGCTCAGCCCTTCGCTGTCCATTAAGGTATAAGTAAAGCTAAAGCTACCGTTCACATCCGCTTTGGGTGTGATCTCAAGCTGACCCTCGGCCAGCACTGTGACATCCGCCAACTCGTAGGCACCTGCGCCATTGCCCTGATCTTCGAGCATCACGTTGGCCCCATTGAAGCCCTGATCTTCCACATCTGTGTCATTGTTCAGGATATTAAGTGTGCCAGTTTCGTCTTCGTTGAGGGTGACGCTGTCGCCATCCGCTACCGGACGGTCGTTAATTGCGCCAATGTTGACAATCACTTCAACCGGCTCAGACACTAGGCCTTCGCTGTCCGCAATGGTATAGCTGAATGCATCACTGCCCGTGGCGTTGGCGTTTGGTGTATACACCAGCTTGCCTGACTCCTGGTTCACAGTGACAACCCCTTTGGTCGGCAATCCGCTCAGTGCAACCTCACCTTGTGGGTGGGTGTCTTCGATGTCACTCGATAAGGTTCGTACATCCAGCTCGTCACTCGGCGTGTCTTCCTCTACCGTTAATGTCGCGCCTTTGGCCACTGGCTGATCGTTCACCGCCGCAATGCTGATGGTCAGCGTGGCCGCTTTTGAGGTATTACCCGCCGCATCTTTTACCGTATAAGTCAGCGTATCTTCGCCCGTGGCATTCTCGTTTGGTGTATAAGTCAGCTTACCATTGGTGATGGTGTAACTACCCAGCTGAGGCTCAGTCACTACCGCCGTAGAGGCTGCCACCATATCGTTTTCTGCATCAGAATCATTCTCCAGCAGATCTATGGTGTTCGGCATGTCTTCTGTTAGTGCTAGGGTGTCGTCCAATGTCACTGGTGCATCGGCCTGCGGGTCAATCGTCAGCGCCACGGTGCGCGTCTGAGACAGTTCACCTGCGGCATCTTTCACCTGATAAGTGAAGCTGTCGCTGTGATTTTCGCTGCCATCATGGCTATAAGTGAAGCTGCCGTCAGCGCTCAGTAGCAAAGTACCAAACTGCGGTTCACCCACCACCACGGCGCTCAGGCTGTCTTCGCTGTCTAAGTCGTCATCCGTTGCAGTGCTCAGCAGGCCCTGCTGAGATGCAATGACCAGCTGCTCGGCTTCATCCAGTATAAAGCTAAAGTCCTGCGCCATAGGTGCATCATTGGTGTTGACCACTTCAATGTTGAATGCAGGCAGTGCGTGCTCGGCTTTACCATCATTGACGGTGATGACTATCTGCTCGTAGTTGCCAACGTACTCATCGCTCGGCGTACCGCTCAGTTTACCGGTTTGCTCATCAAAGCTTGCCCAGTCTGGTTTATTGCTGATCACAAAGGTATGAGTGTCATCGCTGTCCGGGTCGGTCAGCTCAGGCTCAAACACATACTCGGCATCTTCGTTCACTGTTCTCAGTGGGGCGCCCGACAGCACAGGGGCTACGTTGTACTTTTTGGTCACTGAAGCCGTTATAGGCTCACCCGCGTTGTTCGCTTCGTCAAACACCACAACAGTCAGGATCAAGCGTCCCTCTGCCAATGCAGAGACATCAATTCCGGTGACACTTTGCGTGGCTGCGGTGATGCTGATAGGCGACTGACTGCCCACCGAGGTAGTGCCATCACTCACCTGATAAGTCAGCATGCCTTTACCTTCAAGCCCATTTAGGATGAAGCTCATGGCCGTTTCGTTATCACGGTTGATCAAGGCCTGGTCGATACTGACCGACTGGCCACTTGGGGCTGTCGTATCCAGACTCAACACCAGCGGCTGTGCTGCCGTATTGGCATTGCCTGCAACGTCATTGAATACACCCGCTGCAATGCTGATGGTCACTTCACCTTGTGCATTCTCATCCGGCGTAAAGGTCGCCTGATAAGTGGTCGCATTCAGTGCTTTTAACTCGTTCAGGTTGCCGCTGCTTGCACTGATATCTTCCAGTATAAAATCTTCACTTGGCTCACTCAGTACAATAGTGATCAGCGCCTGCTCACCGACTTTCAGTGCCAGGTCGTTAGACGTCAGGCTCACCACTTGTGGCGCGGCAGTGTCGAGTATTGCAGTTGCTGAAGCCACTTCAGAGACATTGCCTGCCGGATCAGTCAGGGTCACTGTAGCATTCAGCTGTCCGTCGTTCAGATTGCCCAGGTTGATGCCACTAATAGTCTGGTTCGACTCAGTGACGTCACCTTGTGCAGACACCGGCAGGCCGCCTTGCGCGCTGCTGATCACATAGTGATAACGACTGCCCACTTCGGCATCGCCCAGCGTGATGCTGGCCGCATTGGCATTGGTGCCGTGGTAATAAGGTGCGCCAAACGCCACACTGTGATTGCCCGGCGCCTGGGTATCTATGTTCAGGGTCAGGGTATCGGAAGCCAGATTCGGGTTGCCCGCTGCATCGTTAAACTTGCCAGCGGCAATGGCAATGGTGCCTGCTACTTGCGAGTTCTCACTCGGCGTAAACGCGGTACGATAGCTGGTGTCGCTGATCTGCTCCAGCTCAGACACAGTACCGCCCGCCACGTTCAGTAATGCCTTATTAAAGTCGCTAACGGCTTCACTCAGACCAATGGTGATCACGCTGGTCTCGCCCGCTTTAAGGGCGGTCTGTGACGCACTCAAAGTGGTAATGGTCGGTGCAGTTGCATCCAGCGTGGCTTGTTTAACCAGCGCCTGAGCCGCATTGCCTGCGCTGTCGGTAAGTACCACCGACAAGCTCAGCGTGCCGTCTTTAAGCTGGCTTAGGTTCGCAATATTAACTTGCTGGTTTGCCGATGTGATGGTCTCAGTGCTGGTTAGTTCACCGCCGCCCGTGCTGGTCAGCGTGTAAGCATATGTCGCGCCCACTTCGGCGCCACTAAAGCTAAAGCTGGCCGCATCGCGATTGGCCAGATTGTAGGTTTGCTGATCCAAGGTGACGTCGTGACCATTTGGCGCCATGGTATCCAGAGTGGCCGTATCCGTTGCCGCCACACCGGCATTGCCAGCCTTATCGGTCAGCGTCACTGACAGGCTCAGCGGTCCGTCGTTAAGATTTTCGATATCCGTAATAACAATCTGCTGCTGCGCGCTGTCAAGCGTACCCGTGCCACTTATGCTGTGGCCGTCGCTGCTCATTGTATAAGCATAGGTTGCACCGGCTTCGCCGCCGCTCAAATCAAAGCGAATAGTGCTCGCAGAGCTGTTATAAACGTCTTTATCCAGCGTTACCGCATAACCAGTTGGTGCCTGGGTATCAATGTTAAGGTCAACCGATTTCGCCGCTGTATTAGCATTACCCGCTGTGTCGTTGAAGGTGTTGGCCTTAACGGTGACAGTGCCAGTCGCTTCAGTGCCTGCTGTTGGAGTGAAGCTGACCTGGTAATCTGTCGCGCTGCCGTTAAGGGCTGCAAAGCCAGACAGCTCACCACCCGATACCGACAACGATGCCATACTGAAATCGCCGCTTGCCTCGCTCAGGG
Coding sequences within it:
- a CDS encoding Ig-like domain-containing protein; the protein is MSVSDKSISKKSKLARHIQAALLGGVALQSPMVLADVSPTKPVFSDSVSSEQEQTENSSNSVNARATTPDQYDDDYKDIEYSLSGVDAHLFRVSSGSIYFIESPDFESPSDSDNNNQYQFTVTAKHKISGQSTDKSFTLTVTDAQEFEPLLTMPPQSVAEGGVVQLVEGLIDFGAAAEGLSEQIRFYPDTKMQGGHLYYDRNEDGILQRSERVSSSSFGEYTYANLTSGRYYYLHDGAEVNSAELSFYASVYWGEPLRDTYPTREKIRIPITVNATDDAPALSSKVYAQSIALTSDMLKGSELVIKPDILGNTYASYFLNDKVHFYKFDGSRWSPIGSHDVNGGSVHDAQLLFSSDNSPVFAFLSMHSNGDAVVDVYKFDVTQTQLLKLGPELDSANAYNVHTSLGKTFGFTIDKQDDIYLLFHSRQTTHGRIVKYSDLAGWQDEFLFTAPFSTGSSGWSGDKPMDGYFKLNLAKVGEVLAYGSAGYQGTENAMSYYAYRSHKIVDGELVSLSGRGGSSSNSTTGQYEFDIKVNPDVQDFHYSYFSRRVSSPDKLNIMHRHYAADKSVLLQLGQTVTSTFSATILGSYSQYSVEVASGNQGNSRIIVSSVVDEQFQTLYEFEVPFEVNAHPELSVNSKDDLSIYLRGQDSSLFPQQHLEIVSFDRGTAQQKQIKQSGSASLLLPNYTIEDPDDTEVSLSLEVSPANAGAFKLPENIADFGLGITRDDSNGSLQITGSIADINQIINKIAFMPVAGYVGQAAIKVDLSNNGNTHNVVNISGTIVDANSAPQRVKNETIAVGEGESVTILNSQLEFTDTDDSASELTYTVQSLPEFGELYLDANQNDVLESNEKLAAGSQFTQADIDNQLLSYTHLGAEQSSDNLILTLEDGLEDGVSPISNITVPFAVTGKDDPATDIRLSLTEVNQSAMLYNNVFATIAVTDADSASHTFKFFSVSDGLCNDTVFAGLTADGYNLSSSSVLAPGLNQICVEATGSQSSFRKIVTLNVINNLPEVAPEKPSLSSGSDKGVSNSDNITSVTRPQFTGTASPGAMIQLSSDLAGVIGTAVADSQGYWSITPANDLNSGTHTITASVMNGQVSGTPSSPLVVVIDTSAPNIGSQATVKLAGHSGSGSAIGNSQRPTFEGKVPGADYVKLTLKSRDGQVIRELGTANVDEQGNWLLSVTENIPHGEYLIDAVVFDNAGNSENYNALVLSIDTLAPAGFNSAFAASSYHATSAALASFNISNAEVGSKYSYTITSRNGGTAVTGSGTIESATQTISPVDLRGLNDGELILSVTLTDVAGNTSAAQTSFARLDSGAPGIATFRASLAKLNKDGTAVVDIVLAEPSDDFDISDLEAAGGTLTGFTKLSPTVYQVTYVPAVNSSTAGSLKIKAGAFTDAAGNTNTAAPVLNFGIDTQAPNQPNVVVSGAAFNAVTIKDGLFRLLGAEQGATYEWTMQSLSGRGAINTADQVIRFDSDSHGIQNMNDGTLSLSVTVVDDYGNESLPFTQDIVYENVKPTLQIIAPEGVSGKEPVSLEFVVSEEVTGFEQSDLQSSAGSFQNFQALGNNRYSAKYVAASQASGAVTVSVADGAFKDKAGNKVAATDQQFEVDTLAPAGHSVAMNMSQYHGQTVGSANFSFANAEVGANYTYTLTSSGGGRISGSGTINSATDTVNIVDMHNLKDGALSLNVVVTDTAGNVASAVVDSAKLDTIAPQVQAITSSKTAINASETSVITITLSEASGDFSMASLSVSGGELSGFAALNGSATDYQVSFTPTAGTEATGTVTVKANTFNDTAGNANTAAKSVDLNIDTQAPTGYAVTLDKDVYNSSASTIRFDLSGGEAGATYAYTMSSDGHSISGTGTLDSAQQQIVITDIENLNDGPLSLSVTLTDKAGNAGVAATDTATLDTMAPNGHDVTLDQQTYNLANRDAASFSFSGAEVGATYAYTLTSTGGGELTSTETITSANQQVNIANLSQLKDGTLSLSVVLTDSAGNAAQALVKQATLDATAPTITTLSASQTALKAGETSVITIGLSEAVSDFNKALLNVAGGTVSELEQISDTSYRTAFTPSENSQVAGTIAIAAGKFNDAAGNPNLASDTLTLNIDTQAPGNHSVAFGAPYYHGTNANAASITLGDAEVGSRYHYVISSAQGGLPVSAQGDVTESNQTISGINLGNLNDGQLNATVTLTDPAGNVSEVASATAILDTAAPQVVSLTSNDLALKVGEQALITIVLSEPSEDFILEDISASSGNLNELKALNATTYQATFTPDENAQGEVTISIAAGVFNDVAGNANTAAQPLVLSLDTTAPSGQSVSIDQALINRDNETAMSFILNGLEGKGMLTYQVSDGTTSVGSQSPISITAATQSVTGIDVSALAEGRLILTVVVFDEANNAGEPITASVTKKYNVAPVLSGAPLRTVNEDAEYVFEPELTDPDSDDTHTFVISNKPDWASFDEQTGKLSGTPSDEYVGNYEQIVITVNDGKAEHALPAFNIEVVNTNDAPMAQDFSFILDEAEQLVIASQQGLLSTATDDDLDSEDSLSAVVVGEPQFGTLLLSADGSFTYSHDGSENHSDSFTYQVKDAAGELSQTRTVALTIDPQADAPVTLDDTLALTEDMPNTIDLLENDSDAENDMVAASTAVVTEPQLGSYTITNGKLTYTPNENATGEDTLTYTVKDAAGNTSKAATLTISIAAVNDQPVAKGATLTVEEDTPSDELDVRTLSSDIEDTHPQGEVALSGLPTKGVVTVNQESGKLVYTPNANATGSDAFSYTIADSEGLVSEPVEVIVNIGAINDRPVADGDSVTLNEDETGTLNILNNDTDVEDQGFNGANVMLEDQGNGAGAYELADVTVLAEGQLEITPKADVNGSFSFTYTLMDSEGLSSEPATVSVAITAVNDAPVAVDNTAQLEEEGSYEVNVLGDDYDVDGNDQLDPASVTVVAQPQSGQVTVSPSGAIVYVPNANFNGLDTFTYTVKDTAGAVSNEALVTMTVMPVNDAPVAEAQVLNVDEDGSVLITLTASDIDADALTYQIVQGVNSGTLTQQSDNSWLYTPDTDFNGKDSLQFVAFDGQEESTAAQVTLNVIAVNDAPVLIGTPATSVDQDNAYRFTPDASDLDDDSLTFSIKNQPAWASFDAQSGTLSGTPSRDDVGQYTNIVISVSDGELTTSLPAFAIEVGYVNAKPVAQAMQVFVDEDASTSFSAPVSDPDQDSLSITITQQPAHGLLSVQGTLFSYIPSNNFNGLDSFSYVVNDGEMNSDEAQVSIKVNAVNDKPLAQSDAFSFSEVASSYRLDVLENDSDVDAGDTLNLIGASATIGTVSISDGQLVYQPQASSQDIAVVTYVLSDAAGARAQATATVEITASNVIDAPTLNVPEDLNVDATGLFTKVDLGTASAFDGNGNPLAVSLVDGMTVFAPGLHEVYWKATDNNDQSTAKKQSIAVNPLVSLSKDSQIAEEQSHTVEVFLNGPAPSYPVTVPYTVSGSADGNDHDLLDGEVVIESGTEASITFNVFADGKVEGNESIVITLADTLNKSAKSSSTVTIVEENVAPSISVDASQSGESRTLILQNGEPVVVSASPSDANPQDSVTLSWEAAEAQMKNLSFAAERFEFDPSVLAAGIYKLSVTATDDGTPSLSSTQDIYLEVVDSLPQLGSEDSDGDMIPDELEGFADSDNDGIPDYLDGNGDCNVIPGQLKDASQYLVEGEPGVCLRKGVTVAQNSTGGAQLIEDELPGDSEATNIGGVFDFIATGLPKAGDVYGIVIPQRKPIPVNAIYRKFRDGEWVNFVTTGGNAILSATGEPGYCPPPGSNEWRDGLNEGDWCVQLKIVDGGPNDDDGIANRSIVDPGGIAVLMSDNTQPEAQGDNLVVNVGLPVFINVLENDSDADGDALTITGASADFGDVEILDNQLRYTPPVDYVGTATITYSIADGQGGTSSAIVTVELVVNAAPLTQLDTASTNDKATVTLDVLANDTDPDGDALTLISAIATHGKAEVNFDGTLRYEPKLGFNGEDIVTYEVKDAKGATSKGVAKIKVTAHQVATAENQSSGSLGGLLLIMVSTLILRRRKSALPAYAVVSASCLVSAPALADAWRIQATLGQAKANSQFSALPAGTQVSNVDESSQSWSAGAFYQLMPKWYAGLRYIDLGQGRVTLSGSTLKPDSWHQSVSRVAPVLPEGFALQTGLEVVRFGKVHAELFLGAYNWDYQVNSTLNGRHFVQYEQKGTSAYFGGAVGYQLSDSTALTLSYSHYRLSANRIGEVAAGMEVRF